The following proteins come from a genomic window of Leucoraja erinacea ecotype New England chromosome 1, Leri_hhj_1, whole genome shotgun sequence:
- the LOC129698623 gene encoding RELT-like protein 1 isoform X1 → METNGSWSFPDSLASQTLNEQQNKTNTNSGFSGNVAIVVVPIFFLTGLLGLLICRVLTKKGYRCTTESESVCEELVPDTEIEPHDNECNADTIGQVVHCIMKNPANVEALHAMVDNNKESANGPPSPLTPESPVTPSSPTGSPTKNNFQHLHTVGGAAGKSSCSRCNHRKPRSIKEFRRSRPGEVTVLSVGRFRVTHVDPKTRSSYQKELLPVPPEGANKINTTHSDDCEMPNSPTKLNEKEETEALQKVV, encoded by the exons GGTCCTGGTCATTTCCTGATTCTTTAGCAAGTCAAACCTTAAATGAACAGCAAAATAAAACCAACACAAATTCTGGATTTTCAGGGAACGTTGCAATTGTAGTGGTACCCATCTTCTTTCTCACTGGTCTTTTAGGGCTATTAATTTGCCGAGTTCTCACTAAAAAGGGCTACCGATGCACAACGGAGagtgagtcagtgtgtgaagaGCTTGTTCCTGATACAGAAATTG AACCCCATGATAATGAGTGCAATGCTGATACCATTGGACAAGTGGTGCATTGTATTATGAAAAATCCAG CTAATGTTGAAGCATTGCATGCTATGgtagacaataataaagaaag TGCCAATGGTCCTCCCAGTCCACTTACTCCTGAAAGTCCTGTCACTCCCTCGTCACCAACCGGAAGCCCAACAAAGAACAATTTTCAGCATCTACATACTGTTGGTGGAGCAGCAGGGAAAAGCTCTTGTTCACGTTGCAACCATCGAAAGCCGAGGAGTATAAAAGAATTTCGGAGGAGTCGACCTGGGGAGGTCACAGTGTTATCTGTGGGAAG ATTTCGTGTTACACATGTTGATCCAAAAACACGTTCCAGTTATCAAAAAGAGTTGCTTCCAGTGCCTCCAGAAGGTGCCAACAAGATCAACACCACCCACTCAGATGACTGTGAAATGCCAAACTCACCAACAAAATTGAATGAAAAAGag GAAACTGAAGCTTTGCAGAAAGTTGTTTGA